The Gammaproteobacteria bacterium genome window below encodes:
- a CDS encoding pilus assembly protein PilP — MTRFNINNLSSIFWVLLLASSTVLLSGCGREMRDLEDYAEQVKSREPPGIDPIPEVKPYQSFKYQTSSARNPFDASIFEAKIVQNIRKTNSTISPDPNRTPEFLENFPLDTLRMVGTLEQRGTLWALVQTPEKTIQRISNGNYIGQNNGKVLNVSDAGIKLEEIIPDGFGGWRKRDGAVALSE; from the coding sequence ATGACAAGGTTTAACATAAATAATTTAAGCTCTATCTTTTGGGTTTTATTACTAGCCTCAAGCACAGTACTTTTATCTGGTTGCGGCAGAGAGATGCGTGATCTGGAAGACTATGCTGAACAAGTCAAATCACGCGAACCTCCTGGCATTGACCCTATTCCAGAAGTTAAGCCTTACCAAAGTTTTAAATATCAAACCAGCAGTGCCCGCAATCCATTTGACGCATCGATATTTGAAGCCAAAATTGTTCAAAACATAAGAAAAACGAATTCAACAATTTCGCCAGATCCTAATCGCACGCCTGAATTTTTAGAAAATTTCCCTCTAGATACCTTACGCATGGTAGGAACACTTGAGCAGCGCGGCACACTTTGGGCATTAGTACAAACACCTGAAAAAACGATTCAGCGAATATCTAATGGAAACTATATTGGTCAAAACAATGGCAAAGTTTTGAATGTATCTGATGCAGGAATTAAACTTGAAGAAATTATCCCAGACGGTTTTGGTGGCTGGCGCAAACGTGATGGCGCTGTTGCATTAAGTGAATAA
- the pilM gene encoding type IV pilus assembly protein PilM: MLFFNRNKGPVVGLDISSSSVKAMEFSQTSNGYRVDHFGVEPLPSNAVTEKVISDVDAVGESIRQVMKKSSSKAKNCCLAVAGSAVITKVITMPANLSEEDLEGQIQLEADQYIPYALEEVNLDFDILGPTEENPETIDVLLAASRSENVDMRVAAAEAAGLAPIVIDVEAYSIENVFPILTESVENRGRDKTVAILDIGATMTSLNVLEDHKMVYTREQPFGGKQLTEEIMHQYGLTFEEAGLAKKEGGLPENYVSDLLEPFKNTAAQQANRFLQFYYSASQHVTVDHLLLAGGCAAIPGLDERIANETGIQTTIANPFSHLSLGSKINPQTLGSDAPSMLIACGLALRAFD; encoded by the coding sequence GTGTTGTTTTTCAATAGAAATAAAGGCCCTGTAGTTGGCCTAGATATTAGCTCTTCCTCGGTGAAGGCCATGGAGTTTTCACAAACCAGTAATGGTTATCGTGTTGATCATTTTGGAGTAGAGCCTTTACCTTCAAACGCTGTGACCGAAAAAGTCATTTCAGACGTGGATGCAGTTGGTGAAAGTATTAGACAAGTGATGAAGAAGTCTAGTTCCAAAGCTAAAAACTGCTGTTTAGCCGTAGCTGGATCGGCGGTAATTACTAAAGTCATCACCATGCCCGCTAATCTAAGCGAAGAAGACTTGGAAGGCCAGATACAACTCGAAGCTGATCAGTACATTCCTTATGCTTTAGAAGAAGTAAACCTAGATTTTGATATCTTAGGACCTACTGAAGAAAATCCTGAAACCATCGATGTACTACTCGCAGCATCACGCAGCGAGAATGTCGATATGAGAGTTGCTGCCGCAGAAGCTGCAGGGCTTGCTCCGATTGTGATCGATGTAGAAGCGTATTCAATTGAAAATGTATTCCCTATATTAACGGAGTCTGTTGAAAACAGAGGACGCGACAAGACTGTTGCCATATTAGATATCGGGGCCACTATGACTAGTCTCAATGTGCTTGAAGATCATAAGATGGTGTATACACGCGAACAGCCATTTGGCGGTAAGCAGTTAACTGAAGAGATCATGCATCAATATGGCCTAACTTTTGAAGAGGCTGGCTTAGCAAAAAAAGAAGGTGGCTTACCAGAAAATTATGTCTCTGACCTATTAGAACCCTTTAAAAACACTGCCGCACAGCAGGCAAATCGTTTTTTACAATTCTATTACTCGGCTAGTCAGCACGTAACCGTAGACCATTTATTACTCGCTGGTGGTTGCGCTGCAATCCCAGGCTTAGATGAAAGAATCGCCAATGAAACCGGCATACAAACTACTATCGCAAACCCGTTTAGCCATCTTTCCCTGGGTTCGAAAATAAATCCACAGACACTAGGTAGTGATGCGCCTTCCATGTTAATCGCATGCGGTCTTGCGTTAAGGGCATTTGATTAA
- the pilQ gene encoding type IV pilus secretin PilQ, translating to MLNKNHKLRATALKGIATLLLFMMAMTAFAQNELQDIKVASLPNDEIQLSLQFSNPPTEPLTFTIDNPARIALDFPATNSVLTSRFQNIGIGIAQSVNAAEAKGRTRVVVNLSRMEDYKSSVSGNNYILTIGSNSATNTVASSQPQTGTTAKPPTSSSSATNGNSINNVDFRRGSDGAARIIVNLSDANIPIDLSEQGGRVIVDFGNTSIPNNLSKRWDVVDFSTPVKLFEPFADGSNAKMIITPDASKEFEHLAYQSDNQYVVEVREIPEEVVEQRKKDVFEGERLSLNFQDIEVRSVLQLIADFTNLNMVVSDAVSGNLTLRLKNVPWDQALDIILKTKGLGKRENGNVIYVAPSEEIAAREKLELEAQQQVQELAPLRSEFIQVNYARAGDLASLLKSSDNSLLSERGNVSVDERTNNLLVQDTTLKLNEIRRLVERLDVPVKQVLIESRIVIATDDFSKSLGVRFGVTNIDDDFDGRLGNTGVISGGLNATTDAINGDDLELADRLNVNLPAPDATASIGLALAKLPLGLLLELELSAAQAESRAEVISTPRVIASNQTTARIEQGTEIPFQSATSSGATDVELKKAVLSLEVTPQITPDDRVSMKLVITNDSVGGQVPSGFGGFIPFIDTNEIETDVLVDNGQTIVLGGVYEQDTQNSVARVPFFADLPFVGVLFRSSTEVNNKSELLVFITPKIISEQLGLVR from the coding sequence ATGTTAAATAAAAACCACAAACTTAGAGCTACTGCACTTAAAGGGATCGCTACACTGCTTCTTTTTATGATGGCCATGACAGCATTTGCTCAAAACGAACTTCAAGACATTAAAGTTGCGAGCTTACCTAATGATGAAATACAGCTATCTCTACAGTTTTCTAACCCACCAACCGAACCTTTAACATTCACTATTGATAACCCTGCACGCATTGCCTTAGATTTCCCAGCTACAAACAGTGTACTCACAAGTCGTTTCCAAAATATAGGGATCGGAATTGCACAAAGCGTTAACGCCGCAGAAGCCAAGGGACGCACAAGAGTGGTTGTGAATTTGAGTCGCATGGAAGATTACAAATCCAGCGTATCTGGCAATAACTACATCCTAACCATAGGTTCTAATTCTGCTACTAACACCGTTGCCTCATCGCAACCACAAACAGGTACTACTGCAAAACCTCCAACTTCTTCATCTAGCGCTACGAATGGAAATAGCATAAACAACGTCGACTTCAGACGAGGTAGTGACGGTGCTGCCCGCATAATTGTTAATCTTTCAGATGCTAATATTCCAATTGATTTAAGTGAGCAAGGTGGCCGAGTTATTGTTGACTTTGGCAACACCTCAATACCAAATAATCTAAGCAAGCGGTGGGATGTGGTTGATTTCTCCACGCCAGTAAAATTATTTGAACCCTTTGCTGATGGGTCAAACGCCAAAATGATTATTACACCTGATGCCAGCAAAGAATTTGAGCACCTCGCTTACCAGTCTGACAACCAATATGTAGTTGAAGTTAGAGAGATCCCTGAAGAAGTTGTAGAGCAGCGAAAAAAAGACGTATTTGAAGGAGAGCGACTTTCTTTAAACTTTCAAGACATCGAAGTTCGGTCAGTGTTGCAGTTGATCGCGGACTTTACTAATTTAAACATGGTGGTGAGTGATGCCGTTTCTGGGAATTTAACACTGCGATTGAAAAACGTTCCATGGGACCAAGCTTTAGACATTATCCTAAAGACCAAAGGTTTAGGTAAACGTGAAAATGGTAATGTAATTTATGTCGCTCCAAGCGAAGAAATAGCCGCACGTGAAAAATTAGAGCTCGAAGCTCAACAACAAGTACAAGAACTAGCGCCGTTGCGCTCCGAGTTTATTCAAGTTAATTATGCACGTGCAGGCGATCTTGCATCGTTATTAAAGTCCTCTGATAATTCATTGCTATCTGAGCGTGGAAACGTATCAGTAGATGAGCGAACCAATAATTTATTAGTTCAAGATACTACACTGAAATTAAATGAAATCCGACGTTTAGTAGAAAGACTAGATGTACCTGTTAAACAGGTGCTAATCGAATCTCGTATCGTCATTGCAACTGACGACTTTAGTAAGTCACTAGGTGTACGGTTTGGCGTAACCAATATCGATGATGATTTTGATGGAAGACTTGGAAATACAGGTGTTATTTCAGGCGGATTGAACGCAACCACCGATGCCATCAATGGAGATGACCTAGAGCTAGCTGATAGATTAAATGTGAATCTACCCGCTCCTGATGCAACTGCTAGTATTGGGCTGGCATTGGCCAAGCTTCCTTTGGGCTTATTACTTGAATTAGAGCTTTCTGCAGCTCAAGCGGAAAGTCGTGCTGAGGTAATATCAACTCCGAGAGTAATTGCTTCTAACCAAACTACTGCGCGCATTGAACAAGGTACAGAAATTCCATTTCAATCTGCAACTTCTAGTGGCGCAACTGACGTAGAGCTCAAGAAAGCTGTTTTATCTCTGGAAGTTACACCTCAAATCACACCTGATGATCGCGTATCCATGAAACTAGTAATCACTAATGACAGTGTAGGCGGCCAAGTCCCTTCGGGCTTTGGTGGATTTATACCCTTTATTGATACCAATGAAATAGAAACAGATGTACTAGTAGACAATGGACAAACTATAGTCCTGGGTGGTGTATATGAACAAGATACACAAAACTCTGTTGCTCGCGTGCCATTCTTTGCCGACTTACCATTTGTGGGAGTTTTATTCAGAAGCTCTACAGAAGTTAATAACAAGTCAGAATTACTCGTATTCATAACTCCAAAAATTATCAGCGAGCAATTAGGGCTCGTCCGCTAA
- the pilO gene encoding type 4a pilus biogenesis protein PilO: MDFAELKNVNLTNIGTSPLWVKVLLIGVVCIAILFAGYWLHHKGQLEGLKRVQAKEVELRSTFENKAEKAANLELYKVQLEEMRRTFGTLLRQLPSKTEIPALIVDISQTGLASGLEIELFKPNSESRKEFYAEKPISLRVKGDYHQFGAFASEIAALPRIVTLHNISLTPSSSENKDMTMTATAKTYRYLEEDEE; the protein is encoded by the coding sequence ATGGATTTCGCAGAACTAAAAAATGTAAATCTAACCAATATCGGTACTTCGCCCTTGTGGGTAAAAGTTTTGCTAATTGGAGTAGTTTGCATTGCAATTCTATTCGCAGGCTATTGGTTACATCACAAAGGCCAGTTAGAAGGTTTGAAAAGAGTGCAAGCAAAGGAAGTAGAGCTTAGGTCCACTTTTGAAAATAAGGCTGAGAAAGCTGCAAATCTAGAACTTTATAAAGTTCAACTTGAAGAAATGCGCCGCACCTTTGGAACGTTACTACGCCAATTACCGAGCAAAACAGAAATTCCTGCGCTTATCGTAGACATCTCTCAAACCGGATTAGCAAGTGGCTTAGAAATTGAACTATTTAAACCAAATTCTGAATCACGCAAAGAGTTTTATGCAGAAAAACCTATCAGCTTACGAGTAAAAGGTGACTACCATCAGTTTGGTGCCTTCGCGAGTGAGATAGCAGCACTGCCTCGAATAGTCACACTACATAACATCTCGCTTACACCTAGTTCTAGTGAGAACAAAGATATGACCATGACAGCAACCGCAAAAACCTATCGTTATCTTGAAGAGGATGAGGAATGA
- a CDS encoding pilus assembly protein PilN — translation MARINLLPWRETRRREQQKEFFTLMGLAGALCAAVVLLTHFEINGRIGHQEKRNQFLTNEIKVLDGRIAEIKKLDSTRQALIERMDVIQNLQAARPGVVHLFDELVKTLPEGVHLSSLKQSANNLQLSGKAESNARVSSYMRKIEDSEWLASPSLEVIETKDTKLSRISSFSLTAQQINPNIEEQDN, via the coding sequence ATGGCTAGAATTAATTTATTACCTTGGCGCGAAACGCGTAGGCGCGAACAGCAGAAAGAATTTTTTACCCTGATGGGATTAGCCGGGGCCTTGTGCGCTGCAGTTGTGCTACTCACACATTTTGAGATTAACGGTAGAATTGGCCACCAAGAAAAACGTAATCAGTTTCTCACCAATGAAATTAAAGTATTGGATGGAAGAATTGCGGAAATTAAAAAGCTAGATTCAACTAGGCAGGCACTGATTGAGCGCATGGATGTTATTCAAAACTTACAAGCCGCTCGCCCAGGAGTAGTGCATTTATTTGATGAATTGGTAAAAACATTACCTGAAGGCGTACATCTTTCTAGTCTTAAACAATCTGCAAATAACTTACAGTTATCCGGCAAAGCCGAGTCGAATGCTCGTGTGTCATCCTATATGCGCAAAATAGAAGATTCTGAGTGGCTAGCTAGCCCAAGTTTAGAGGTAATTGAAACAAAAGATACGAAGTTGTCACGAATCAGCAGTTTTAGCCTAACTGCGCAACAAATTAATCCTAACATCGAAGAACAAGATAACTAA
- the aroB gene encoding 3-dehydroquinate synthase yields the protein MNTFDVQLGKRSYPIYIGEDLLTQPQHFLNHTAHKNVFIISNEKVAPLYLDKVLDSCKKFNCEFKILPDGEQHKNINTMETIYSSLLEQHCDRSTTLIALGGGVIGDITGFAAATYQRGVHFIQVPTTLLAQVDSSVGGKTGVNHALGKNMIGCFYQPRCVIADLSTLNTLDERELSAGIAEIIKYGLIRDPEFFIWLEKNMSRLIARDLDALAYAVHRSCENKAQIVAEDELEQSGKRALLNYGHTFGHAIETGTGYGNWLHGEAVACGMLMAARLSIKQGWLSKQDYSRIETIIKAANLPTRTPDKMTVEDFINLMSVDKKVRDGRLYLVLLNKIGEAVLTANLMDSTLEETLREYCNE from the coding sequence ATGAATACTTTTGACGTACAGCTAGGTAAACGAAGTTACCCAATTTACATTGGGGAAGATTTACTTACCCAGCCACAGCACTTCCTCAATCACACGGCACATAAAAATGTTTTCATAATTAGTAATGAAAAAGTGGCCCCCTTATATCTAGATAAGGTTCTAGATAGCTGCAAAAAATTTAACTGCGAATTCAAGATTTTGCCTGATGGCGAGCAGCACAAAAATATTAATACTATGGAAACGATTTATAGCTCGCTATTAGAGCAGCACTGTGACCGTAGCACGACTTTAATTGCATTGGGTGGCGGAGTTATAGGAGATATCACAGGCTTCGCTGCTGCCACATATCAACGAGGTGTGCACTTCATTCAAGTACCTACTACATTATTAGCACAGGTGGATTCTTCAGTAGGTGGTAAAACTGGCGTTAATCATGCGCTTGGGAAAAATATGATCGGCTGTTTTTACCAGCCAAGATGTGTGATCGCTGATCTTAGTACACTTAACACATTAGATGAGCGTGAACTTAGTGCAGGTATTGCAGAAATTATTAAATATGGCTTGATTAGAGACCCTGAATTTTTTATTTGGCTGGAAAAAAACATGAGTAGACTAATCGCTCGTGACCTCGACGCTTTAGCTTATGCCGTACATCGCTCCTGTGAAAACAAAGCACAGATTGTGGCTGAAGATGAACTAGAACAGTCTGGGAAACGCGCACTACTAAATTATGGGCATACTTTTGGACATGCTATAGAGACTGGAACAGGTTATGGCAATTGGTTACATGGCGAAGCAGTAGCATGTGGCATGTTGATGGCTGCCCGCCTATCCATAAAACAGGGCTGGTTAAGCAAACAAGATTATTCACGTATCGAAACAATCATAAAGGCGGCAAATCTACCTACACGAACGCCGGATAAAATGACTGTCGAAGATTTTATTAACTTGATGTCCGTGGATAAAAAAGTACGTGATGGTAGATTATATTTAGTGTTACTAAATAAAATAGGAGAAGCTGTTTTAACGGCTAACCTCATGGATTCAACGCTAGAAGAAACGCTACGAGAATATTGCAACGAATAA
- the aroK gene encoding shikimate kinase AroK, whose protein sequence is MVTKHNIILIGAMGVGKSTVGKRLAKKLVVEFYDSDQVIVEKTGVDIATIFEYEGEQGFRKREEKTIKELCELENIVLATGGGVILSKNTRGLLSKSGTVFYLKASIETLLNRAKSENSRPLLKTSNKRKTISKLLEKRTPLYESVAHHTINTDRHTVNWSADQILKVIQNSNS, encoded by the coding sequence TTGGTTACTAAACATAACATCATCCTAATAGGCGCAATGGGTGTCGGCAAATCTACTGTCGGCAAACGCTTAGCTAAAAAGCTTGTAGTTGAATTCTATGACAGTGATCAGGTAATAGTAGAAAAAACAGGTGTGGATATAGCCACAATATTTGAATATGAAGGTGAACAGGGTTTCCGCAAACGTGAAGAAAAAACCATTAAAGAACTTTGTGAATTAGAAAATATTGTCCTTGCTACAGGTGGCGGAGTAATTTTATCAAAAAACACTCGTGGGTTATTATCAAAATCAGGAACAGTGTTTTACTTAAAAGCTTCAATCGAAACCCTATTAAATAGAGCTAAAAGTGAAAACTCTAGGCCATTACTTAAAACTTCTAATAAACGAAAAACAATTAGTAAGTTGCTAGAAAAACGAACACCCCTTTACGAGTCTGTAGCCCACCATACCATTAATACTGATCGACACACGGTTAACTGGTCAGCTGATCAAATCTTAAAGGTTATTCAAAACAGTAATAGCTAG